The Nostoc sp. UHCC 0926 nucleotide sequence TAATTATAGGAAAATTGCAGTAGCACCAATGACTACACCATCACCAGCCCCACTGAAAAAAACAGCGCCTTTGACAACATCTTTGGTGTCCAATCCAAAGCAAACAGCCTCAGCATCTACAACCACAGTACAAGTGCCTAATTTTAAGAAAATTGCAGTAGCACCAACAACTACACCATCACCAGCCCCACTGAAAAAAACAGCGCCTTTGACAACATCTTTGGTGTCCAATCCAAAGCAAACAGCCTCAGCACCTACAACCACAGTACAAGTGCCTAATTTTAAGAAAATTGCAGTAGCACCAATGACTACACAATTACCAGCCCCACTAGGAAAAACAGCACTTGAAAGAGCTACGACATTACCTGTACCCAGCAACCCTAAGAACTTAGGACAGTCGAGAACTAGATTAAATGGGCGAACACCGTCCCAAGCTCAGTCATCTCCAAAAACAGGTGCAGCAAGTTTATTGGGTGGCACTCTGAGTGTATCTAGTCAGAATTATCACGGTGATGATCTGGCAGCCCTGCCTAATTCCAACCGTGATCACCAAGCGACTTCTGGTATTGATGCCCGTAGTCAAGATATAGACCTCACCTCTTACTTAAAGAAACTACAGCAACGCGTTCAGCAGGAGTGGCTACCAGGACTGAGCGATTCTGATCGGCGAACAGTGCTTGACTTCACTATTAACCGTTCAGGTCAAGTCAGCAATCTCAACATTGCACAAACTTCTGGATTTAGTGTAACTGATGAAGTAGCACTCAATGCTATACAGCGAGCTGCACCTTTTGCACCTTTGCCCACAGGATATCCCAAGAACTACATTAATATTGAATTTACATTTGATATCAATGTTTATGGTCAGCTAAATTTATGGAGGGATGGTGGCTAACAGCAGCCAAACAGATTGCTGGCTGGTGATCACACAGGTTATAGGGTCAGGGTTAGCGCGTCTCAAACCCTATTGACAGGGGGATTTATGGCAGAGGTACTGAGTTTGAGAGAGCCGCAGCTAACACAGAAAGCATATAGCGATCGTTCATAGCTGCCCGTCGTGATTTTTGGCGAATACTGCGACGAAAAGACGATTCTCGCTCTAATGCATTATCTATGAGTTTTGCCATCTATGGCTACTACTTCTACTCCCAATTTCTCAACCAATGATTGAACCCACTGCCGAAAACATTGCTCAAATTCTTTGGGGTTAATTCTCTCAAACACCCTTCTAAAAGTATCAGGGCTGGGGATTCCAAATGGTAGTTCTAAAAATGTTTGCAACCATTCTTTTTTATTGATCCCATACTCCTCAATATCTTCCCAACCTTGAGCGCCGGCGATTACTGCCAAAATGGAAATGGTAATGATATCAGTAAGTAAATGCCATCTCGTCCTTTCTGTTCTTGGGTCTTTTACTTGTGTGAAGTATTCTTGAAACTTACTGGTAATGTCAAAGCTGTCTACGCTGGGTGCAAAAGATGCTTTGGTTTTGCTTTTCTTGTTCTCAAATCCTGTTGACATTACTTTGATCTGGCAGTGAGATGAATAAAATCTTACCCTACCTCGGATGGTGTCACTTTGTTTCCAACAAAGATTGCTGATCGGGCGAGTCCTCTTGTCAATAGGTTTTGAGACGCGCTAACCCTGCAACTTCATGTCTTTGTTACCACCCTCTCTACTGCCTAATTTTTTAAATACCTACCATTGAAAGTCCTTATTCCCACCCTAC carries:
- a CDS encoding TonB family protein, translated to MREPNQEITQEIPIEIVEVPPNKTDIPPQTSLRATKDSIAGGKALPEKPVSAMKSVNPTGHKASSESSFDLTPSSPAEVFQPKRQQQKTASPNLSRQQLQLKPRKTGSAPATTAQVPNPKRIAVAPMTTPLPALLEKTAPNLKQTASAPTSTIQVPNFKKIAVALTTTPSPAPLKKTAPLTTPLVSNPKQTASAHTTTVQVPNYRKIAVAPMTTPSPAPLKKTAPLTTSLVSNPKQTASASTTTVQVPNFKKIAVAPTTTPSPAPLKKTAPLTTSLVSNPKQTASAPTTTVQVPNFKKIAVAPMTTQLPAPLGKTALERATTLPVPSNPKNLGQSRTRLNGRTPSQAQSSPKTGAASLLGGTLSVSSQNYHGDDLAALPNSNRDHQATSGIDARSQDIDLTSYLKKLQQRVQQEWLPGLSDSDRRTVLDFTINRSGQVSNLNIAQTSGFSVTDEVALNAIQRAAPFAPLPTGYPKNYINIEFTFDINVYGQLNLWRDGG
- a CDS encoding ISAs1 family transposase, whose protein sequence is MSTGFENKKSKTKASFAPSVDSFDITSKFQEYFTQVKDPRTERTRWHLLTDIITISILAVIAGAQGWEDIEEYGINKKEWLQTFLELPFGIPSPDTFRRVFERINPKEFEQCFRQWVQSLVEKLGVEVVAIDGKTHR